The DNA sequence TGACGAATTAAATGCTTTGAAAGAACTATTAACTCAAAGCTATGAAATGCTTAAGCCGGGAGGAACATTGGTGTTTATCTCCTACCATTCGCTTGAAGATCGATTGGTTAAAAAATTTTTAAAAACAGGATTATTTAAAGGAGAGCCGGAAAGAGATATTTACGGGAATTGGGACAAACCTTTTGATATTCCTTATTCAAAAGCTTTAATCCCGGATAACGAAGAAATCTTAGATAACACAAGAGCACGTAGTGCAAAAATGCGAATAGCAACAAAACGGTACAATGGCTAAAAGAAGAGCTAAAAATAAAAAAGCTAGAACTATTTTAGATATACTAAAAGGAAAATTTTTAGTAGAGGGAGATGCTTTTTCCGTTTGGAAGTTTATTTTATTTATGATGATTTTGTCTTTAATTTCAATTTCTTCTTCTCATATAGTTGACGAAAAAGTAGTTGAAATTTCAGAGTTAAAAGAAAAATCAGAAGAATATAAAGCCCGATATGCTTTAATACATAATAAACTAATGAAATTGAAAGTAGAATCAGAATTGGAGGACATGGTCATCTCTGATTCACTTCATGCATTAGATAAACAACCTTATAAAATTTTGGTACCTAAAGTTAAAGATGAATAATGAGCGAAAAAAAATATTAGCACGTACCTACTTGGTTGCCGCACTTATTTTATTATTTGCGGTATCCGTGTTTGCTCGCCTTATTTATATTCAAACTCATGATACCGAAAAATATAAAAATCTTGCTCAAACCACCAATTTCCGAAATGTAGAAGTTGTAGCCGCAAGAGGTAATTTATATGCGTCGGACGGTATCTTACTTGCCACCACGATTACTAAGTATGATATATATATGGATATGAAAACTATCCGTAATGAATTGTATCAAAATAACATTGGAGCATTATGCGATTCTTTGCAAAAAATGTTTAAAAAGCCAAGCTTTTATTTTTATTCAAAATTAAACGAAGCAAGAAAAAAAGAAAATCAATACTTAAAACTAGCCAAAGGCCTTGATTACGAACAATTTGCCAGACTTAAAAATTTTCCAATCTTAAACAAAGGAAAAAACAAAGGTGGCTTTATAGTTGAAAGAAGAACCGAGAGAATAAAAACCATTTCAGGATTTGGAATCAGAACCTTAGGATTTGATGATGAAAGAGGAAAATCAGGGTTAGAAGGTGCATTTTCTTGTTATTTAAAAGGTAAAAACGGTAGAGAAATCCAACAAAGAATTAATCAAAAACAGTGGAAACCCATTAATATAGAGTTAGAACCTCAAGATGGAAATGATGTGTATACAACTATAGACATGAGGATTCAAGACATTGCTTATTCTGCTTTGCAAGAACAACTTGAAAAATCTGAAGCGGATCATGGTTGTGCTATAGTTATGGAAGTTGCCACCGGTAAGATCGTTGCCCTTACCAATCTTCAACGAACAAAGGACGGAGGATATGACGATTTACGAAATTTTGCTGTATGGGAGGCAGCAGAACCGGGATCAACATTTAAATCAATATCTATGTTGGCTCTTCTGGATGACGGATATGTAGAACCGAATACCACGGTTGATATTGGCCCCGGGTATTGGAAATACTATAAACATACCATACGAGATGATCACGGAAGCGGTATTATCACTCTATCACAGGTTCTTTCTCAATCGAGCAGTGTGGGAATTTCTAAAACAGTAGATAAATATTTTTCTAAAAATCCGCAAGATTTTTTAAATAAAATAAATTCATGGAGCATTAATAAAAAAACAGACATTGATATACCCGGAGAAAGCGCTCCTTACATACCTAAATACGGTAAAAAATGGAGTCCGGTTACCCTTGCTTGGATGTCATTCGGTTATGGCGTAAAACTTACTCCGCTGCAAATTCTTACTTTTTACAATGGAGTAGCTAATAACGGCAAATTAATGAAACCTCAACTTCTGTATAAAATTGAATCTAAAGGCATCGTTACCGAAAAATTTACGCCTATAGTTATAAATCAAAAAATGGCTTCCCAAAAAGCGATCAACGATTTAAAGAAAATGTTAACCTATGCCGTGGAAACAGGAACGTCAAAAAGTATTTATACACCGAATTTATCAATGGCCGGTAAAACAGGAACTGCTCAGGTGGAATACTGGAATAAAGGAAAAGGCAGATTATATCAAGCCTCTTTCTGCGGATTTTTTCCCGCAGATCATCCTGAATATTCGTGTATAGTAGTCATTAATAAACCAAAAAAAGGATTTTATGGATCTCAGGTTGCGGCTCCTGTATTTAAAGAAATAGCAGGTAAAGTATATCTTAAAAAACCATTAAATCTTCCCAAAGAAGATAAATCTAAAGAGTCACAAAATATAAATGTATTATTAACTAAAAACCAAAAGCTAACTATTAGCCCATCTACTGCCTTGGTTCCAAACGTAATTGGCTATTATGGAAAAGATGCTATCCCCGCTTTGGAAAACCTGGGATTAAAAGTAGTTTATTCAGGAAATGGAAAAGTCATTGAACAATCCATAATTGGCTATCCCATAAAAAAAGGTATGACTGTATATTTAAAATTAAGCGCATGAAAAAGCTTTCAGACCTATTATATAAAGTATCCATTGAAAAACTAATTGGTAATGTTGGTTCTTCAATTAAAAATATTTCATTTGATTCAAGAAAAATTGAATCGGGATATATTTTCTTTGCCATAAAAGGATACGATTTAGACGGTCATAAATATATACCCCAAGCTATAACCCAAGGGGCAACTGTTGTCGTATGCGAAGAACTTCCTGAAGAGTTATCAGATTACGTAACTTATGTTCAGGTTAAAAATTCAAGCATAGCTTTAGGTATAGTCGCTTCAAACTTTTATGACAATCCTTCCGAGAAATTGACACTTGCAGGGATTACAGGAACTAATGGTAAGACGACCACAACAACTTTACTCTATAATTTATTTACACAATTAGGTTTTCGTTGTGCTTTACTTTCAACAATAGAAAACAGAATTTCAGATAAAGTTTTAAATTCAAATCATACGACTCCTGATCCTATTACCATAAACCAGTTACTAGCTCAAGCAGTAGACGAAGGTTGTCAATATGCATTCATGGAAGTCAGTTCTCACGGAATACATCAAAATAGGTTAGCAGGGTTAACTTTTAAAATTGGAGCTTTTACAAATATCACGCATGACCATTTGGATTATCACCAAACGTTTTCCAATTATATTGCTGCAAAAAAGAAATTTTTTGATGAATTACCAAAGACCGCGATTGCGATCACTAATATGGATGATAAAAATGGTCTTATAATGCTTCAAAATACGAACGCTAAAAAAGTAACCTACTCCTTAAAATCAAATTCAGAGTATAAGGGAAAAATTATTGAGAATAGATTAGACGGAATGTTGTTACAATTTAATAATCAAGAATTTTGGACAGTTTTAGCAGGAAAATTCAATGCATACAATGAACTTTTAGCTTATACTATTGCTTCTGAATTAGGCTTTGATTCTTTAGATATTGTAACGGCATTAAGTAAATTACAACGAGTGAAAGGACGATTTGAAACCTATGTGAGCGATGACAAAAAATACATTATTGTGGATTATGCCCATACTCCCGATGCGTTACAAAACATTTTGGAGGCCATCAATCAATCCCGTACTAGAAATGAAAAACTAATTACTGTTTTTGGTTGTGGAGGACATAGAGATAAGGAGAAAAGACCCAAAATGGGAAATATTGCCACTCGATTATCCGATTTAGCAATTATAACATCCGATAATCCCAGAGATGAAAATCCGGATGAAATAATACAAGAAATTGAAACTGGAATTGAACCTCAAAATACCAATAAATATTTATCCATAACAGATAGAAAACAAGCCATACGAACAGCCATTAAAATAGCAGCACCTAAAGATATAATCCTGATTGCAGGAAAAGGACATGAAAATTATCAAGAAATTAATGGAAAGCATTTTCCATTTGATGATATGAAAATAGCTAAAGAATTATTAAAAAACACATAAAAAGGATGCTTTACCACTTATTTGATTATTTAAATGTAAATTATTATATACCCGGAAGCGGTTTATATAGATATATTACATTCCGAGCCTTAGCAGCGGTATTTACATCTCTATTTATCTCTTTAATTATTGGTAAAAAAATTATCAATTTCCTTCGTAGAAAACAATTAGGTGAAACAGTAAGAGAACTGGGACTTAGCGGACAAAAAGAAAAAGAAGGTACTCCGACTATGGGAGGAATTATTATCATCTTGGCAACGTTGATTCCGGTACTTTTATTTTGTAAATTAAACAACATCTATATTATTATATTGGTCATATCAACCATTTGGATGGGAATTATTGGCTTTTTAGACGATTTTTTAAAAATTCATAAAAAAAATAAAGTCGGATTAAAAGGTAAATTCAAAGTTTTAGGTCAGATAAGTCTCGGTATTTTTGTGGGAGTAGTTTTGTATACGAATAAAGATATTGTAATCAAAGAAAAAATTGAAGGCTCACATAATATAGAATTCGCAAAAGATTTCTATCCCAGAGAAAAAACATTTAAAACTACTATTCCATTTTTTAAAAACAATCAATTTGATTACGGAAAAGTTCTCAAATGGATAGGAATGGATGAAAAAGAATCAGAAGATTTAGTATGGATCATTTTAATTCCGGTAGTTATAACTATCGTTACTGCAGTTTCTAACGGAGCCAACCTCACCGATGGAATTGACGGATTAGCAGCTGGAAGTTCTGCAATTATTGTTACCACTCTAGCTTTATTTGCTTATGTATCCGGAAATATAATGATGGCGGATTACTTAAATTTGATGTATATCCCTAATTCGGGCGAAATAGTAATATTTTCGGCAGCCTTTGCCGGTGCTTTGATCGGCTTTTTATGGTATAACACGTATCCGGCTCAAATATTTATGGGAGATACGGGAAGTCTTACTATCGGAGGCGTTATCGCAGTTTTAGCTATAGTTTTAAGAAAAGAATTACTAATCCCTGTATTGTGTGGAATATTTTTAATTGAAAATCTTTCTGTAATACTCCAGGTAATTTATTTTAAATATACTAAGAAAAAATACGGAGAAGGAAAAAGAATATTTTTAATGTCTCCCCTTCATCACCATTTTCAAAAATTAGGATATCACGAAAGTAAAATAGTAACCCGTTTTTGGATTATTGGAATTATGCTGGCCATATTCTGTATCATAACCCTAAAAGTAAGATAAAAAGAAATGAAAAGGCTAGTTATATTAGGAGGTGGAGAAAGTGGCGTAGGTGCAGCCATATTAGGAAAAAAAGTTGGATTTGAAGTTTTTCTTTCCGATATGGGTTCTATGAAGGATGAATATAAAGCGATTTTATCTGAAAAGGAAATTCCATTTGAAGAAAAACAACATACAGAGGCATTAATACTCAATGCTGATTGGATCATAAAAAGCCCGGGGATCCCTAAAAAATCACCCATAATTCAACAAATTAATGAAAGACAAATTCTTATTTCATCAGAAATTGAATTTGCCTCGCAATATACCGATGCTACACTTATTGCAATTACCGGTTCAAATGGTAAAACAACCACTACCTCATTAACCTATCATATGTATAAAAAAGCAGGTTATTCAGTTGGATTGGCAGGAAATATCGGTAAAAGCTTTGCTTGGCAGGTAGCTGAAGAAAATTTTGATTATTATATACTTGAAATTAGCAGTTTTCAGTTAGATGACATTCAAAACTTCAAACCCCATATAGCCATGGTCTTGAATTTAAGCCCTGACCATCTCGATCGATATGAATACACCTATCAAAAGTATATCGATGCAAAATTTACAATAACTAAAAATCAAGATACTAAGGATTATTTTATATATAATGAGGATGATCCAATGACTACTAATTGGTTTCAAAATCACAATACCAAAGCGCAAAAGCTTCCTTTTTCTTTACATATGAAAATTGAAAACGGAGCTTTCAGCGATCATGAAAATATAAACTTCCACATTAACTCAGATACTTTTAAAATGAAAATCAACGAATTAGCACTTACAGGAAAACACAATATTGCCAATTCCATGGCAGCAGGAATTGCCGGAAAACTATCTAAAATTAAAAATGATTTCATAAAACAAAGTTTAATGGATTTTGAAGCGGTAGAACACCGTTTGGAATTTGTTTTAAAAATTAATGGAATTAATTTTATCAACGACAGTAAGGCGACCAATGTAAATTCTGTTTATTATGCTTTAGAAAGTATGAAAACACCTGTGGTATGGATTGTGGGAGGAACCGATAAAGGAAATGATTACAGTGAACTTATTCCATTTGTTCAAAGAAAAGTCAAAGCCATAGTTTGTTTAGGTGTTGATAATAAAAAGATAATTGATACTTTTCAGGATATAGTTTCAAACATTGTTGAAACTAAATGTATGAAAGATGCCGTAAATGCAGCCTATAGTTTAGGCTCAAAAGGAGATTCTGTTCTTCTTTCACCCGCTTGTGCAAGTTTCGATCTATTTAAAAATTATGAAGATCGAGGAAATCAGTTTAAGGAGGAAGTTAGAAAACTTTAATAAATGAGAAAATTAAAACAATACTTTAAGGGAGATATAACTCTTTGGGCAGCGATATTACTGATTTCGTTAGCTTCCTTCTTACCCGTATATTCTGCCAGTTCGAATTTGCAATATGTAGTCGGACAAGGATCTGTTTTGGGACATTTTGCCAAACATGCCGGGTTTATCATAGTCGGAATAGGTATTGTTTTTATTTTTCAAAAAATTGATTATAAATATTTTGGCGGATTTTCCAAATTATTATTACCGGTAGTTATTTTTTTATTGATACTTACTTTAATGCAAGGAAAAAGTATTGATGGAGCGAATGCTTCTCGTTGGTTGAAACTTCCGGGGGTTCCGTTTGCCTTTCAAACCTCTGTTTTTGCTGCATTAGTATTAAATATATATGTTGCCCGATATCTTGATAGAAATAAAGATAAAGAAATAACTTTCAATAATAGTTTTATACCCATTTTACTACCTATTTTTATGGTAGTCGGACTTATATTTCCTGCAAACGGATCAACGGGAATTTTAATTTTTTTGATGGTTTTAGCTTTATTGTTTATCGGGGGATATCCTATCAAAATATTACTTTCAATTATCGGGGTTGGTATAATTGTGGCTATTCTTTTTATAACAATCGTGTTGGAATATCCGGATATGTTTCCCGGCCACAGGGTACATACTTGGAAGAGCAGAATTGAAAACTTTGCAGGAGAAGATGGAGAAGAAAGTTACCAGGTACAACAAGCTAAAGCAGCTATAGTTCAGGGCGGTATTATACCCAGAGGACCGGGAAAAAGCGCTTTTAAGCAATCTTTACCTCAATCTTCTTCGGATTTTATATTTGCTATTATAGTAGAGGAATACGGTTATGCAGGTGTGTTTTTATGTTTTTTCCTTTATTTACTTATACTTTGGAGAATCATTGTTATAGCCACTAAGGTAGAAAATATATTCGGTACTTTATTAGTGGTGGGTATTGGTTTACCGGTTATATTTCAGGCATTTTCCAATATGGCTGTAGCCGTAAATTTAATTCCGGTTACCGGACAGCCTCTACCCATATTAAGTTACGGAGGAACTTCCATGTGGGTAACTTATATGGCTTTAGGGATTATTATTAGTGTAAGTCGTGATATTGTTTCAAATGAAAACACAGTTAAAGAAAATAATAAAGGAGATATGAATTATGAGATCGCCTAGATTTATAATAAGCGGAGGTGGAACCGGTGGACATATTTTTCCTGCAATTGCCATTGCAGATGAAATAAAACATCGTATTCCTAATGCAGAATTTCTGTTTATTGGTTCGGAAAATAAAATGGAAATGGAAAAAGTACCTCAAGCCGGTTATGCTATTGAAGGATTATGGATCTCAGGAATTTCACGATCGTCCATGCTATCTAATTTTAAATTTCCTTTTAAAATTATTTCGAGCCTGGTAAAATCACGGAAAATTATTAAATCTTTCCAACCAAATGCAGCGATAGGTACCGGCGGATATGCATCCGGGCCTGCTTTATATGTTGCGGCTCAAGCAAACATTCCCACTTTTATACAGGAACAAAATTCGTTTCCCGGTATTACCAATAGAAAACTTGGAACTAAAGCCAAAGGAATTTTTGTTGCTTATGAAGGCATGGAAAACTATTTCCCAAAAGATAACTTATATGTTACGGGAAATCCTGTTAGGAAATCTTTATTTGGAACTATAACTCAAGAACAAGCAAAAAAAGAATTAGGACTCGATCCATCGAAATTGGCAATTTTATCTATAGGAGGGTCTTTAGGTTCGAGAACTATCAATAATTTTTGGAAGGAAAATTCCAAGATAATTGCTGATACCAATATTCAAATCATATGGCAAACCGGAAAATTGGATTATTCTGACATTAAAGCCAATAACAACTTAAAACACAACAATATATTTATTTTTGAGTTTATAAAAGATATGTCCGTTGCTTACGCTGCCGCTGATATCATTATATCTAGAGCCGGAGCAATAGCCATATCGGAATTAACCTTAGCCGGAAAGCCAACAATACTTATACCTTTCCCCTTTGCTGCAGAAGATCATCAAACTAAAAATGCCCGGCAATTAGTTAACGCAAACGCTGCAAAAATGGTAAAGGATTCAGAGGTTTCTCAAAAATTATTAAGCGAGATACAAAATCTTTGTAACGATAAAAAAGAAAGAGAACTATTGTCTGAAAATATTGTTAAATTGGCTAAGCCCAATGCAACTGAAGAAATTGTAACTCATATATTAAATGAATTGAAAATTTACTAGTCTATGAAAGATATTCATACATATAAAAATTATTACTTTATAGGAATTGGAGGAATAGGAATGAGTGCTTTGGCTCGTTATTTCAAATTTTCCAATGCAACTGTGTATGGATATGATAAGACTCCTACTAAACTGACTCATAACCTGGAAAAGGAAAATATATCCATTATTTATGAGGATACGATTTCATTACTTCCGAAAAATATTTCCAAAGAGGATACGGTAGTAATTTATACACCTGCTATACCTGAAAATTTAAAAATTAAACACTATTTTATTGAAAAAGGATTTACACTTTTCAAACGATCCCAAGTTTTAGGTGAAATCACTAAAAGTACTCTGTGTTTAGCTATTGCAGGAACTCATGGAAAGACGACAACTTCAACCTTATTAGGACATATTTGTAAGTATGCAAATTTACCTGCTACTGCTTTCTTAGGCGGTATTTCTGCCAATTATAATTCTAACTTCATTTACAATGGGGCCAAGATTTCCATTGTTGAAGCTGATGAATTTGATCGGTCCTTCTTGTCTCTTTCTCCAAACATGGCAGCTATAACATCTACAGATTCAGATCACTTGGATATTTATGGAAATCATGAAAATATTATTGAATCTTTTAATCAATTTGCAAACTTAATTCCCGAAAACGGATTTTTAATAGTTAAAAAAGGGTTACCCATCAATGCAAAACACCTTACTTATTCAGCTTATGAAAAGGCAGATTATTATGCTGAAAATATACAGATAATCAATGGGCAATTCCATTTTGATTTAGTAACGCCTCATCAAATTATAAAAGATTTTATTGTACCCATACCCGGAAAACACAATGTTGAAAATGCAATAGCCGCTTTAACAATCAGCTTACAACTGGGTATTGAAGCCGATATACTTCGTAAGGCTTTAATTGATTTTAAAGGGGTTTTACGAAGATTTAATAAACATATATTTGAAAATAATAAAATTTACATCGATGATTATGCCCATCATCCAACTGAAATCAATGCTGTTATCGATACAATTAGAAATTTGTATCCTACCAAAAAATTACTGACAGTATTTCAGCCTCACTTATATTCAAGGACCGCTGACTTTGCAGAGGATTTTGCTAAAAGTCTCAGCAAAACAGATACGCTTATTTTATTGGAC is a window from the Apibacter sp. B3706 genome containing:
- the mraY gene encoding phospho-N-acetylmuramoyl-pentapeptide-transferase; this encodes MLYHLFDYLNVNYYIPGSGLYRYITFRALAAVFTSLFISLIIGKKIINFLRRKQLGETVRELGLSGQKEKEGTPTMGGIIIILATLIPVLLFCKLNNIYIIILVISTIWMGIIGFLDDFLKIHKKNKVGLKGKFKVLGQISLGIFVGVVLYTNKDIVIKEKIEGSHNIEFAKDFYPREKTFKTTIPFFKNNQFDYGKVLKWIGMDEKESEDLVWIILIPVVITIVTAVSNGANLTDGIDGLAAGSSAIIVTTLALFAYVSGNIMMADYLNLMYIPNSGEIVIFSAAFAGALIGFLWYNTYPAQIFMGDTGSLTIGGVIAVLAIVLRKELLIPVLCGIFLIENLSVILQVIYFKYTKKKYGEGKRIFLMSPLHHHFQKLGYHESKIVTRFWIIGIMLAIFCIITLKVR
- the murD gene encoding UDP-N-acetylmuramoyl-L-alanine--D-glutamate ligase, coding for MKRLVILGGGESGVGAAILGKKVGFEVFLSDMGSMKDEYKAILSEKEIPFEEKQHTEALILNADWIIKSPGIPKKSPIIQQINERQILISSEIEFASQYTDATLIAITGSNGKTTTTSLTYHMYKKAGYSVGLAGNIGKSFAWQVAEENFDYYILEISSFQLDDIQNFKPHIAMVLNLSPDHLDRYEYTYQKYIDAKFTITKNQDTKDYFIYNEDDPMTTNWFQNHNTKAQKLPFSLHMKIENGAFSDHENINFHINSDTFKMKINELALTGKHNIANSMAAGIAGKLSKIKNDFIKQSLMDFEAVEHRLEFVLKINGINFINDSKATNVNSVYYALESMKTPVVWIVGGTDKGNDYSELIPFVQRKVKAIVCLGVDNKKIIDTFQDIVSNIVETKCMKDAVNAAYSLGSKGDSVLLSPACASFDLFKNYEDRGNQFKEEVRKL
- the murG gene encoding undecaprenyldiphospho-muramoylpentapeptide beta-N-acetylglucosaminyltransferase — its product is MRSPRFIISGGGTGGHIFPAIAIADEIKHRIPNAEFLFIGSENKMEMEKVPQAGYAIEGLWISGISRSSMLSNFKFPFKIISSLVKSRKIIKSFQPNAAIGTGGYASGPALYVAAQANIPTFIQEQNSFPGITNRKLGTKAKGIFVAYEGMENYFPKDNLYVTGNPVRKSLFGTITQEQAKKELGLDPSKLAILSIGGSLGSRTINNFWKENSKIIADTNIQIIWQTGKLDYSDIKANNNLKHNNIFIFEFIKDMSVAYAAADIIISRAGAIAISELTLAGKPTILIPFPFAAEDHQTKNARQLVNANAAKMVKDSEVSQKLLSEIQNLCNDKKERELLSENIVKLAKPNATEEIVTHILNELKIY
- a CDS encoding FtsL-like putative cell division protein, with product MAKRRAKNKKARTILDILKGKFLVEGDAFSVWKFILFMMILSLISISSSHIVDEKVVEISELKEKSEEYKARYALIHNKLMKLKVESELEDMVISDSLHALDKQPYKILVPKVKDE
- a CDS encoding FtsW/RodA/SpoVE family cell cycle protein → MRKLKQYFKGDITLWAAILLISLASFLPVYSASSNLQYVVGQGSVLGHFAKHAGFIIVGIGIVFIFQKIDYKYFGGFSKLLLPVVIFLLILTLMQGKSIDGANASRWLKLPGVPFAFQTSVFAALVLNIYVARYLDRNKDKEITFNNSFIPILLPIFMVVGLIFPANGSTGILIFLMVLALLFIGGYPIKILLSIIGVGIIVAILFITIVLEYPDMFPGHRVHTWKSRIENFAGEDGEESYQVQQAKAAIVQGGIIPRGPGKSAFKQSLPQSSSDFIFAIIVEEYGYAGVFLCFFLYLLILWRIIVIATKVENIFGTLLVVGIGLPVIFQAFSNMAVAVNLIPVTGQPLPILSYGGTSMWVTYMALGIIISVSRDIVSNENTVKENNKGDMNYEIA
- the murC gene encoding UDP-N-acetylmuramate--L-alanine ligase — encoded protein: MKDIHTYKNYYFIGIGGIGMSALARYFKFSNATVYGYDKTPTKLTHNLEKENISIIYEDTISLLPKNISKEDTVVIYTPAIPENLKIKHYFIEKGFTLFKRSQVLGEITKSTLCLAIAGTHGKTTTSTLLGHICKYANLPATAFLGGISANYNSNFIYNGAKISIVEADEFDRSFLSLSPNMAAITSTDSDHLDIYGNHENIIESFNQFANLIPENGFLIVKKGLPINAKHLTYSAYEKADYYAENIQIINGQFHFDLVTPHQIIKDFIVPIPGKHNVENAIAALTISLQLGIEADILRKALIDFKGVLRRFNKHIFENNKIYIDDYAHHPTEINAVIDTIRNLYPTKKLLTVFQPHLYSRTADFAEDFAKSLSKTDTLILLDIYPARETPIEGITSEWLADKIQLDDKEVCSIDNVLKSIKTKDFDVLLTIGAGNIDTLYDPIINWLNEIKI
- a CDS encoding penicillin-binding protein, which produces MNNERKKILARTYLVAALILLFAVSVFARLIYIQTHDTEKYKNLAQTTNFRNVEVVAARGNLYASDGILLATTITKYDIYMDMKTIRNELYQNNIGALCDSLQKMFKKPSFYFYSKLNEARKKENQYLKLAKGLDYEQFARLKNFPILNKGKNKGGFIVERRTERIKTISGFGIRTLGFDDERGKSGLEGAFSCYLKGKNGREIQQRINQKQWKPINIELEPQDGNDVYTTIDMRIQDIAYSALQEQLEKSEADHGCAIVMEVATGKIVALTNLQRTKDGGYDDLRNFAVWEAAEPGSTFKSISMLALLDDGYVEPNTTVDIGPGYWKYYKHTIRDDHGSGIITLSQVLSQSSSVGISKTVDKYFSKNPQDFLNKINSWSINKKTDIDIPGESAPYIPKYGKKWSPVTLAWMSFGYGVKLTPLQILTFYNGVANNGKLMKPQLLYKIESKGIVTEKFTPIVINQKMASQKAINDLKKMLTYAVETGTSKSIYTPNLSMAGKTGTAQVEYWNKGKGRLYQASFCGFFPADHPEYSCIVVINKPKKGFYGSQVAAPVFKEIAGKVYLKKPLNLPKEDKSKESQNINVLLTKNQKLTISPSTALVPNVIGYYGKDAIPALENLGLKVVYSGNGKVIEQSIIGYPIKKGMTVYLKLSA
- a CDS encoding UDP-N-acetylmuramoyl-L-alanyl-D-glutamate--2,6-diaminopimelate ligase, which gives rise to MKKLSDLLYKVSIEKLIGNVGSSIKNISFDSRKIESGYIFFAIKGYDLDGHKYIPQAITQGATVVVCEELPEELSDYVTYVQVKNSSIALGIVASNFYDNPSEKLTLAGITGTNGKTTTTTLLYNLFTQLGFRCALLSTIENRISDKVLNSNHTTPDPITINQLLAQAVDEGCQYAFMEVSSHGIHQNRLAGLTFKIGAFTNITHDHLDYHQTFSNYIAAKKKFFDELPKTAIAITNMDDKNGLIMLQNTNAKKVTYSLKSNSEYKGKIIENRLDGMLLQFNNQEFWTVLAGKFNAYNELLAYTIASELGFDSLDIVTALSKLQRVKGRFETYVSDDKKYIIVDYAHTPDALQNILEAINQSRTRNEKLITVFGCGGHRDKEKRPKMGNIATRLSDLAIITSDNPRDENPDEIIQEIETGIEPQNTNKYLSITDRKQAIRTAIKIAAPKDIILIAGKGHENYQEINGKHFPFDDMKIAKELLKNT